From one Sardina pilchardus chromosome 6, fSarPil1.1, whole genome shotgun sequence genomic stretch:
- the LOC134082964 gene encoding carcinoembryonic antigen-related cell adhesion molecule 1-like codes for MADHMKLLTTIFIFTITECAFSLPISDPDPRGPFFPSISGPSEVMAGVPTDFTCSAECTPECVYNWKVTGKEVEGNVMTLTVSGRTESLELECTAVNPASNKSWSASKTVKINNPVSVQPTTSSDPQEGQSFTMTCQGSGPTIATAWFKDGKPLDTDARMRLSEHNATLAFRSLLPSDGGYYECEVANSTITVTSRGYLLSFGTIAVSILGPDTVEAGVEHNFTCQANCTLPCSITWRLPDGYIIGSFIANGVEVRWTPDTPGIIQSFQCIAQNSLAQRMAQATKRVTVSERPTTPTTPAPPPPPSGSVTVRPAFALISMVSLQLLFPLSV; via the exons ATGGCAGATCATATGAAGCTTCTAACCAcaatttttattttcacaataACAG AGTGTGCCTTCTCTCTGCCTATTAGTGATCCTGATCCAC GAGGCCCGTTCTTTCCATCTATCAGCGGGCCCAGTGAGGTGATGGCCGGAGTGCCGACAGACTTCACCTGCTCAGCAGAATGCACCCCAGAGTGTGTCTACAACTGGAAGGTGACTGGGAAGGAAGTGGAGGGTAACGTCATGACCCTGACGGTCAGCGGCCGGACTGAGAGCCTGGAGCTGGAGTGCACCGCCGTCAACCCCGCCAGCAACAAATCATGGAGCGCCAGCAAGACCGTCAAAATAAACA ACCCGGTGAGTGTGCAGCCCACCACCAGCTCTGATCCCCAGGAGGGCCAGTCCTTCACGATGACCTGTCAGGGCTCGGGCCCCACCATCGCCACCGCCTGGTTCAAAGACGGAAAGCCCCTCGACACCGATGCCAGGATGCGTCTCAGCGAGCACAATGCCACGCTAGCCTTCAGGTCTCTGCTGCCCTCCGATGGTGGCTATTATGAGTGCGAGGTGGCCAACAGCACCATCACCGTGACCAGCCGAGGGTACCTGCTGAGCT TCGGGACAATAGCTGTTAGCATCCTTGGCCCGGACACGGTGGAGGCTGGGGTGGAGCACAACTTCACCTGTCAGGCCAACTGCACGCTGCCTTGTTCCATCACCTGGAGGTTGCCCGACGGCTACATCATTGGCTCCTTCATAGCCAATGGAGTTGAAGTCCGATGGACCCCAGATACACCCGGGATAATCCAGTCCTTCCAGTGCATCGCACAGAACTCACTAGCCCAGCGAATGGCCCAAGCCACTAAGAGAGTGACAGTTTCTG AACGCCCTACCACCCCTACCACCccggccccccctcctccccccagtgGCTCTGTGACAGTGAGACCAGCGTTCGCTCTGATCTCCATGGTCAGCCTGCAACTGCTGTTTCCCTTGTCTGTCTAG
- the LOC134083402 gene encoding carcinoembryonic antigen-related cell adhesion molecule 5-like — MSSNQVNLTIYSGPDSAVITVPSGALNYSSGSDITLSCSSESNPAAQFQWALNGTLLDREESELRLENVQTNQSGAYSCWAHNIKTLRYKTSLPQSITVIEKISNVRAEADQNELVEFNNSVTLTCSASGTFPSFQWFNRSTVITGSDTVLLDKSSLTILNVTRYDNGPFNCEASNHINVDMSSDVNLTIYSGPDSAVITVPSGALNYSSGSDITLSCSSESNPAAQFQWALNGTLLGREGPELTLENVQTSQSGAYSCWAHNIKTLRFKTSLPQSITVIGKWVLQNLIKELNYADISHFQRKTVKTVDQGNGGNGETLYSGVRLPSSPAGPNSGQGPTYADLNFPRNAVGMRANSGNAGDQNTVYAQVRP, encoded by the exons ATGAGCTCTAATCAAGTCAATCTGACAATTTACT CTGGGCCAGATAGTGCTGTAATTACAGTGCCATCTGGAGCCCTAAACTACAGTTCAGGCTCTGACATCACCCTGTCCTGCTCCTCTGAGTCCAACCCTGCTGCCCAGTTCCAGTGGGCTCTGAACGGAACCCTGCTGGATAGAGAGGAATCAGAACTCAGACTGGAGAACGTTCAGACCAATCAGAGTGGTGCCTACAGCTGCTGGGCACATAATATTAAAACTTTGAGGTATAAAACATCTTTACCACAAAGCATCACTGTGATAG AGAAAATCTCCAATGTGAGAGCAGAAGCCGATCAGAATGAGCTGGTGGAATTCAACAATTCTGTCACTCTCACATGCTCCGCCTCTGGAACCTTCCCCTCATTTCAATGGTTTAACAGGAGTACTGTTATCACAGGAAGTGACACCGTTCTGCTAGACAAGAGCAGCCTCACTATATTGAATGTGACTAGATATGATAATGGACCATTCAATTGTGAAGCATCGAATCATATCAATGTCGATATGAGCTCTGATGTCAATCTGACAATTTACT CTGGGCCAGATAGTGCTGTAATTACAGTGCCATCTGGAGCCCTGAACTACAGTTCAGGCTCTGACATCACCCTGTCCTGCTCCTCTGAGTCCAACCCTGCTGCCCAGTTCCAATGGGCTCTGAACGGAACCCTGCTGGGCAGAGAGGGACCAGAACTCACACTGGAGAATGTTCAGACCAGTCAGAGCGGTGCCTATAGCTGCTGGGCACATAATATTAAAACCCTGAGGTTTAAAACATCTTTACCACAAAGCATCACTGTGATAG GAAAATGGGTGCTCCAAAACCTCATCAAG GAGTTGAACTATGCAGACATCAGCCACTTTCAGAGAAAAACTGTGAAGACGGTTGATCAGGGAAATGGTGGAAATGGAGAGACGCTTTACTCAGGAGTCAGACTCCCCAGCTCTCCAGCTGGTCCCAACTCAGGccag GGACCTACTTATGCAGATCTCAATTTTCCGAGAAACGCAGTTGGTATGAGGGCAAACAGTGGAAATGCTGGAGATCAGAACACAGTGTATGCTCAAGTCAGGCCCTAA